The following are encoded together in the Nocardioides sp. Arc9.136 genome:
- a CDS encoding mannitol dehydrogenase family protein, whose protein sequence is MLRPNQDHVLPAPATALRLGLGTLGALPPRVSRPTYDVAALGTGVVHLGVGAFHRAHQAVYLDRLAALGARDWGVRGVGLRTNSHRAELAAQDFLYTTLELSFGQPRAHVVGVLRDYLAAGGRDGAANAIAALVDPRTLLVTLTVTAPSYAVSAATGPAVPPTAFDLLARALGARRRAGQAPFTVLSCDNLPGNGDATRRCVVAAAEALEPGLARWIARHVAFPNSMADRITPPTTAEHRGLLRHELGVHDRAPVVTEPFSQWVVEDSFGGPRPPLEDVGVEVVSDARPYVEAKMRLLNAGHVALGFLGEATAHSTTDAAMADPAVGPLVERMLAEEVCPLLDPVPGLDLPSYLRGVLDRFRNPAIADPLTRLRRRGSVRMRNYVLPSLERAVLAGRPHALLTSVVAAWIDGLRRSAQAVADGLVTSGDLADTLADPALADLLGPASRAGHDVRPFLAAAEGFERLARCPEFVTALQQALVGREVEDRAAAAAS, encoded by the coding sequence GTGCTTCGTCCCAACCAGGACCACGTCCTCCCCGCACCGGCCACCGCGCTCCGTCTGGGCCTCGGCACCCTCGGTGCCCTCCCGCCCCGGGTCAGCCGCCCCACCTACGACGTCGCAGCGCTCGGCACGGGTGTCGTGCACCTCGGGGTCGGCGCGTTCCACCGTGCCCACCAGGCCGTCTACCTCGACCGCCTCGCCGCCCTCGGCGCCCGTGACTGGGGCGTCCGCGGTGTCGGGCTGCGCACGAACAGCCACCGCGCCGAGCTCGCCGCCCAGGACTTCCTCTACACCACCCTGGAGCTCTCCTTCGGCCAGCCGCGCGCCCACGTCGTCGGCGTGCTGCGCGACTACCTCGCCGCCGGCGGCCGCGACGGCGCCGCGAACGCCATCGCAGCACTGGTCGACCCCCGCACGCTGCTCGTGACGCTGACCGTCACGGCGCCGTCGTACGCCGTGTCGGCCGCCACCGGTCCCGCCGTGCCGCCCACCGCCTTCGACCTGCTGGCCCGCGCGCTCGGCGCGCGGCGCCGCGCCGGCCAGGCGCCGTTCACGGTGCTGTCGTGCGACAACCTGCCCGGCAACGGCGACGCCACGCGTCGGTGCGTCGTGGCGGCCGCCGAGGCGCTCGAGCCGGGGCTCGCCCGGTGGATCGCACGCCACGTCGCCTTCCCGAACAGCATGGCCGACCGGATCACGCCGCCCACGACGGCCGAGCACCGGGGACTCCTGCGCCACGAGCTGGGCGTCCACGACCGCGCACCCGTCGTCACCGAGCCGTTCAGCCAGTGGGTCGTCGAGGACTCCTTCGGCGGCCCGCGCCCCCCGCTCGAGGACGTCGGCGTAGAGGTCGTCTCCGACGCCCGGCCGTACGTCGAGGCCAAGATGCGCCTGCTGAACGCCGGCCACGTGGCCCTCGGCTTCCTCGGCGAGGCGACCGCGCACTCGACCACCGATGCCGCGATGGCCGACCCCGCCGTCGGTCCCCTCGTCGAGCGGATGCTCGCCGAGGAGGTCTGCCCGCTGCTGGACCCGGTCCCCGGGCTCGACCTGCCGTCGTACCTGCGGGGCGTGCTCGACCGGTTCCGCAACCCGGCCATCGCCGACCCGCTGACCCGGCTGCGGCGCCGCGGCTCGGTGCGGATGCGCAACTACGTCCTGCCCTCGCTCGAGCGCGCCGTGCTCGCGGGCCGGCCGCACGCCCTGCTGACCAGCGTCGTCGCGGCCTGGATCGACGGCCTGCGCCGCTCCGCGCAGGCGGTCGCGGACGGGCTGGTCACCTCCGGCGACCTCGCCGACACCCTCGCCGACCCCGCGCTCGCCGACCTGCTGGGGCCGGCTTCGCGGGCAGGGCACGACGTGCGACCCTTCCTGGCGGCCGCCGAGGGGTTCGAGCGGCTCGCCCGCTGCCCGGAGTTCGTCACGGCGCTGCAGCAGGCGCTCGTCGGACGAGAGGTGGAGGACCGTGCAGCAGCCGCAGCATCCTGA
- a CDS encoding ABC transporter substrate-binding protein/permease, with translation MPLTRPLALLAVGWSLVLGALLGVAAPATAADAADDDAPRVVRVGTEGVYPPFSYRDSESNELTGFDVDVVRAIGEEAGWDVRFVEAPFDALFPALDTGRLDVIANQVTVTPEREARYLFSTPYTYSRGVIVTGADTDDITSLEDLEGRTTAQTASSNWAQVAEDAGAEVDFVQDFGPGVELLLQGRVDAIVNDNIAVLDYLATSGTDEVKIAGPAGDEVLEQALAFTQDDAALQEEADAAIEALTADGTLEEISEEYFGADVTVEGGTTDVEVDASDARSRWEVVQDTAWPMLVGLVKGNIPLTVASFAIGLVLAVAAALARLSSIRVLDWIARAYISLIRGTPLVVQLFIVFFGLPQLGVDLDPYPAAILALSLNVGGYAAEVVRAAILSVPRGQYEAATVIGMDYRQSMRRVILPQAARIAVPPLSNTLLSLIKDTALASLVLVPELFREAQVTAGATFEYLPLYVMAALYFWVVCYLVSLAQGPLERRLSRYVA, from the coding sequence GTGCCGTTGACCCGTCCTCTCGCGCTGCTCGCCGTCGGCTGGAGCCTCGTCCTGGGCGCGCTGCTCGGCGTCGCCGCCCCCGCGACCGCCGCGGACGCCGCGGACGACGACGCGCCGCGGGTCGTGCGGGTGGGCACGGAGGGGGTCTACCCGCCCTTCAGCTACCGCGACTCCGAGAGCAACGAGCTGACCGGCTTCGACGTCGACGTGGTGCGAGCGATCGGTGAGGAGGCCGGGTGGGACGTGCGCTTCGTCGAGGCGCCGTTCGACGCGCTGTTCCCGGCGCTCGACACCGGCCGCCTCGACGTCATCGCCAACCAGGTGACGGTCACCCCCGAGCGGGAGGCGCGCTACCTGTTCAGCACGCCCTACACCTACTCCCGAGGCGTCATCGTCACCGGGGCGGACACCGACGACATCACCTCGCTCGAGGACCTCGAGGGACGCACGACCGCCCAGACCGCGAGCAGCAACTGGGCGCAGGTCGCCGAGGACGCCGGGGCGGAGGTCGACTTCGTCCAGGACTTCGGGCCGGGCGTCGAGCTCCTCCTGCAGGGCCGGGTCGACGCGATCGTCAACGACAACATCGCGGTCCTCGACTACCTCGCGACGTCCGGGACCGACGAGGTGAAGATCGCCGGGCCGGCGGGCGACGAGGTCCTCGAGCAGGCCCTGGCGTTCACCCAGGACGACGCGGCGCTCCAGGAGGAGGCCGACGCGGCGATCGAGGCGCTGACCGCGGACGGCACCCTGGAGGAGATCTCCGAGGAGTACTTCGGCGCGGACGTGACCGTCGAGGGCGGCACGACCGACGTGGAGGTCGACGCCTCCGACGCCCGCTCCCGGTGGGAGGTCGTCCAGGACACCGCCTGGCCCATGCTCGTCGGGCTGGTGAAGGGCAACATCCCGCTCACCGTGGCGAGCTTCGCGATCGGGCTGGTCCTGGCCGTCGCGGCGGCCCTCGCCCGGCTCTCCTCGATCCGGGTCCTCGACTGGATCGCGCGGGCCTACATCTCGCTCATCCGCGGCACGCCGCTGGTCGTGCAGCTGTTCATCGTCTTCTTCGGCCTGCCGCAGCTCGGCGTGGACCTCGACCCCTACCCCGCCGCGATCCTGGCCCTGAGCCTCAACGTCGGTGGGTACGCCGCCGAGGTGGTGCGTGCGGCGATCCTCTCGGTGCCCCGCGGGCAGTACGAGGCGGCGACCGTCATCGGCATGGACTACCGGCAGTCGATGCGGCGGGTGATCCTCCCGCAGGCCGCCCGGATCGCGGTGCCGCCGCTGTCCAACACGCTGCTCTCGCTCATCAAGGACACCGCGCTCGCCTCGCTGGTGCTGGTCCCCGAGCTCTTCCGCGAGGCGCAGGTGACGGCGGGCGCCACCTTCGAGTACCTCCCGCTCTACGTGATGGCCGCGCTCTACTTCTGGGTGGTCTGCTACCTGGTGAGCCTGGCCCAAGGCCCCCTGGAACGACGACTGAGCAGGTACGTGGCATGA
- a CDS encoding amino acid ABC transporter ATP-binding protein, which yields MSELIEVRGLEKSFGDNRVLQGVDFTAAAGTVSVLLGPSGSGKTTVLRSMNVLETPDAGTVRIGDAELDFTHPPAGKADHRRAVKALRARSGMVFQSHNLFPHMTVLGNLLEGPVQVQGRDRDEAAEDARALLAQVGLEGREDAYPAQLSGGQQQRVGIARALALRPEVLLLDEPTSALDPELVGEVLAVIRDLAREGWTLVIVTHEVRFARDVADQVLFLDGGVVAERGGPEVLVEPREERTRRFLQRVLDAG from the coding sequence ATGAGCGAGCTGATCGAGGTCCGGGGGCTGGAGAAGTCCTTCGGCGACAACCGGGTCCTCCAGGGCGTGGACTTCACCGCCGCGGCGGGCACCGTGAGCGTGCTGCTGGGCCCCTCCGGGTCGGGCAAGACGACGGTCCTGCGCTCGATGAACGTGCTCGAGACGCCCGACGCGGGGACCGTGCGGATCGGCGACGCCGAGCTCGACTTCACCCACCCGCCGGCCGGCAAGGCGGATCACCGCCGCGCGGTCAAGGCGCTCCGCGCGCGCAGCGGGATGGTCTTCCAGTCCCACAACCTCTTCCCGCACATGACCGTGCTCGGCAACCTCCTCGAGGGACCCGTGCAGGTCCAGGGCCGCGACCGCGACGAGGCCGCCGAGGACGCCCGCGCGCTGCTGGCCCAGGTCGGGCTGGAGGGGCGGGAGGACGCCTACCCCGCGCAGCTCTCCGGCGGGCAGCAGCAACGCGTCGGCATCGCCCGCGCGCTCGCCCTGCGCCCGGAGGTGCTGCTCCTCGACGAGCCGACCTCCGCGCTCGACCCCGAGCTCGTCGGCGAGGTGCTCGCGGTGATCCGGGACCTGGCGCGCGAGGGCTGGACGCTGGTGATCGTGACCCACGAGGTGCGCTTCGCCCGGGACGTCGCCGACCAGGTGCTCTTCCTCGACGGCGGTGTCGTCGCGGAGCGCGGCGGCCCGGAGGTGCTCGTCGAGCCGCGGGAGGAGCGGACCCGCCGCTTCCTCCAGCGGGTGCTGGACGCCGGCTGA
- a CDS encoding sugar porter family MFS transporter has protein sequence MTTTAEDQGTSGPTMTGRMLVVALVSAVSGFLYGYDTGIISGALLQISDEFDIGHGLEQVIAASILLGAVIGALSGSVLSERAGRHRTILVIAVVFVLGTLAAALAPSPWALAGGRVLLGVAVGGATQTVPMYVAELAPAARRGRLVLCFQLAIGVGIVVATIVGATEALDWRIAIGAAAVPALVMGVLMLLLPESPRWLVRQDRSDDARAVLERLRPASYDVDGELAEIADLDEQERGVRDDRRGWRGLRQRWVRPALVVGCGIAVFTQLSGIEMIIYYSPTILTDNGFSTSTALQVSVALGFAYLVAQLVGLALVDRVGRRRLALVTIPGAALALGTLGTVFATGHSGRGSTPFIIACLVVFMLFTAGGLQLMGWLTGSEIYPLAVRSAGTAAQSAVLWSTNLLITLTLLSTIELLGVGQTFWLYAAFNVAAFVFVWRLMPELTGRSLENIESHLADGEFSPADFEEPEPEPAPGR, from the coding sequence ATGACGACGACGGCCGAGGACCAGGGGACCAGCGGTCCGACGATGACCGGACGGATGCTCGTGGTGGCGCTCGTGTCGGCGGTGAGCGGGTTCCTCTACGGCTACGACACCGGCATCATCTCCGGCGCGCTGCTGCAGATCAGCGACGAGTTCGACATCGGGCACGGGCTCGAGCAGGTCATCGCGGCCAGCATCCTGCTGGGCGCGGTGATCGGGGCCTTGAGCGGCAGCGTGCTCTCCGAGCGCGCCGGCCGGCACCGCACGATCCTGGTGATCGCCGTGGTCTTCGTCCTCGGCACCCTCGCGGCGGCCCTCGCGCCGTCGCCCTGGGCACTCGCCGGCGGCCGCGTCCTGCTCGGCGTCGCGGTCGGCGGCGCCACCCAGACCGTCCCCATGTACGTCGCGGAGCTGGCGCCGGCGGCCCGGCGCGGCCGGCTCGTCCTCTGCTTCCAGCTGGCCATCGGCGTCGGCATCGTGGTCGCCACCATCGTCGGGGCGACCGAGGCCCTCGACTGGCGGATCGCGATCGGCGCCGCGGCGGTGCCGGCCCTCGTCATGGGCGTGCTCATGCTTCTGCTGCCCGAGAGCCCGCGCTGGCTGGTCAGGCAGGACCGGTCCGACGACGCCCGGGCCGTCCTCGAGCGCCTGCGGCCGGCGTCGTACGACGTTGACGGGGAGCTGGCGGAGATCGCCGACCTCGACGAGCAGGAGCGGGGCGTCCGGGACGACCGCCGCGGGTGGCGGGGGCTGCGTCAGCGCTGGGTGCGCCCGGCGCTGGTGGTCGGCTGCGGGATCGCGGTCTTCACCCAGCTCAGCGGCATCGAGATGATCATCTACTACTCGCCGACGATCCTGACCGACAACGGCTTCAGCACCAGCACCGCCCTGCAGGTCAGCGTCGCGCTCGGCTTCGCCTACCTGGTGGCGCAGCTCGTGGGACTGGCGCTGGTCGACCGGGTGGGTCGGCGGCGGCTCGCCCTCGTGACGATCCCAGGCGCCGCGCTGGCGCTGGGCACCCTCGGGACGGTCTTCGCCACCGGCCACTCCGGCCGCGGCAGCACGCCGTTCATCATCGCCTGCCTGGTGGTCTTCATGCTCTTCACCGCCGGTGGCCTGCAGCTGATGGGGTGGCTCACCGGGTCCGAGATCTACCCGCTCGCCGTCCGGAGCGCCGGCACGGCCGCCCAGTCGGCGGTGCTGTGGTCGACCAACCTGCTGATCACCCTGACGCTGCTCTCGACCATCGAGCTGCTCGGGGTGGGGCAGACCTTCTGGCTCTACGCGGCCTTCAACGTGGCGGCGTTCGTCTTCGTGTGGCGGCTCATGCCCGAGCTGACCGGCCGCAGCCTGGAGAACATCGAGAGCCACCTCGCCGACGGTGAGTTCAGCCCGGCCGACTTCGAGGAGCCGGAGCCGGAGCCGGCACCCGGGCGCTGA
- the orn gene encoding oligoribonuclease, whose product MNDRLVWIDCEMTGLDLRADALIEVAALVTDFDLNVLGDGVDIVIRPPEEALEQMGDFVRSMHESSGLLEELAKGVSLAEAEERTLAYLRQHCPEGSRPPLAGNTVGTDRAFIARDMTGLESFLHYRIVDVSSIKELSRRWYPRAYHQAPAKRGNHRALADIRESIEELRYYREAVFVPAPGPDSATAKAIAARHGGALTGTAPQDSTPAD is encoded by the coding sequence GTGAACGACAGACTCGTCTGGATCGACTGCGAGATGACCGGCCTCGACCTGCGCGCGGACGCGCTGATCGAGGTGGCGGCCCTCGTCACCGACTTCGACCTCAACGTCCTCGGCGACGGCGTCGACATCGTCATCCGGCCGCCCGAGGAGGCGCTGGAGCAGATGGGCGACTTCGTGCGCAGCATGCACGAGAGCTCCGGGCTGCTCGAGGAGCTCGCGAAGGGCGTGAGCCTCGCCGAGGCCGAGGAGCGGACGCTGGCCTACCTGCGTCAGCACTGCCCCGAGGGCAGCCGCCCGCCCCTGGCCGGCAACACGGTCGGCACCGACCGCGCGTTCATCGCCCGGGACATGACCGGGCTCGAGTCGTTCCTGCACTACCGGATCGTCGACGTCAGCTCGATCAAGGAGCTGTCCCGCCGGTGGTACCCGCGCGCCTACCACCAGGCGCCCGCCAAGCGGGGGAACCACCGCGCGCTCGCCGACATCCGCGAGAGCATCGAGGAGCTGCGCTACTACCGGGAGGCCGTGTTCGTCCCCGCCCCGGGGCCCGACTCGGCGACCGCCAAGGCGATCGCCGCGCGCCACGGCGGCGCCCTCACCGGGACCGCACCCCAGGATTCCACCCCCGCGGACTGA
- a CDS encoding MauE/DoxX family redox-associated membrane protein, with protein sequence MREWFGLVARLVTGGVWIVAGALKLPDPYESVRAVRAYDLLPESIVPTVGHLLPVLEVVVGLALVLGLLTRGAAAVSALLFLAFIIGIASAWARGLQIDCGCFGGGGFEEGAASQYPWEIARDVGLLALSLLLVWSRSTRLALDSALFRRTTSTSTTREA encoded by the coding sequence GTGAGGGAGTGGTTCGGCCTGGTCGCCCGGCTCGTGACCGGCGGCGTGTGGATCGTCGCCGGTGCGCTGAAGCTGCCCGACCCCTACGAGAGCGTGCGAGCGGTCCGCGCCTACGACCTGCTCCCGGAGTCGATCGTCCCCACCGTCGGCCACCTGCTCCCGGTGCTGGAGGTGGTGGTCGGTCTGGCGCTCGTCCTGGGCCTGCTCACGCGCGGCGCCGCCGCCGTGTCCGCGCTGCTCTTCCTCGCCTTCATCATCGGCATCGCGTCCGCCTGGGCGCGCGGGCTGCAGATCGACTGCGGCTGCTTCGGCGGCGGCGGCTTCGAGGAGGGCGCCGCCAGCCAGTACCCCTGGGAGATCGCCCGCGACGTCGGTCTCCTCGCCCTGTCGCTGCTCCTGGTGTGGAGCCGCTCGACGCGGCTCGCGCTGGACAGCGCCCTGTTCCGTCGTACGACGAGCACGTCCACCACCCGAGAGGCCTGA
- a CDS encoding thioredoxin domain-containing protein, whose product MSTKNRQQSRAERAAAAILEQERQERRRRALIVGGVVLLLLVVVAVGVLVQRGRDDTGEVAAPPAGATGQYSLAIGDADAPHQVVVYEDFLCPFCGALEGETRADLERLAADGQVYVEYRPFDLLSRYGDYSARATNAFAAVLDAAGPQVAKEFHDLLFENQPGESGPFPSDDDLVDLAVEAGAEEAQVRGAIEDREFDQWVQNATDAASRAGVNGTPTVLVDGEVFTDGDTVEELADNLVAAVE is encoded by the coding sequence GTGTCCACCAAGAACCGCCAGCAGTCGCGCGCCGAACGCGCCGCCGCCGCCATCCTCGAGCAGGAGCGCCAGGAGCGGCGCCGCCGGGCGCTGATCGTCGGCGGGGTGGTCCTGCTCCTGCTGGTCGTCGTCGCGGTCGGCGTGCTCGTGCAGCGCGGGCGCGACGACACCGGGGAGGTCGCCGCCCCGCCGGCCGGCGCGACCGGCCAGTACTCGCTCGCGATCGGTGACGCGGACGCGCCGCACCAGGTGGTCGTCTACGAGGACTTCCTCTGCCCCTTCTGCGGCGCCCTGGAGGGCGAGACCCGCGCGGACCTCGAGCGGCTCGCCGCGGACGGCCAGGTCTACGTCGAGTACCGCCCCTTCGACCTGCTCAGCAGGTACGGCGACTACTCCGCTCGCGCGACGAACGCCTTCGCGGCCGTCCTCGACGCGGCCGGTCCGCAGGTGGCCAAGGAGTTCCACGACCTGCTCTTCGAGAACCAGCCGGGGGAGTCCGGGCCGTTCCCGAGCGACGACGACCTGGTCGACCTCGCCGTCGAGGCGGGTGCGGAGGAGGCGCAGGTGCGCGGGGCGATCGAGGACCGCGAGTTCGACCAGTGGGTGCAGAACGCCACCGACGCCGCCTCGCGGGCCGGCGTGAACGGGACGCCGACGGTGCTGGTCGACGGCGAGGTCTTCACCGACGGCGACACCGTCGAGGAGCTCGCCGACAACTTGGTTGCCGCGGTCGAGTGA
- a CDS encoding adenosine deaminase, with amino-acid sequence MSLTPGFVAGLPKAELHVHHVGSASPRMVAELAARHPGTVPSDLDELRRFYEFRDFAHFIEVYLAVVDLVRTPEDVRYLTYEVAREMAQGQSLRYAELTCTPYTSVRPHDPEPGMPIEAYTEAIEDARVAAERDFGLVLRWVYDIPGEAGVPSADATLDFALRHRPEGLVGFGLGGPEIGVPRAQFQPHFDAARAAGLRSVPHAGETTGPRTVWDALHLLGADRIGHGTSAAQDPALLAHLAETGVPLEVCPSSNVATRAVADLAEHPIVAFRDAGVTVTVASDDPPMFGTSLNREYEVAAELLGLDDDGVADLARTAVRASFAEESLRARLLAEIDAYVAHGTRPA; translated from the coding sequence GTGTCCCTCACCCCCGGGTTCGTCGCGGGCCTGCCGAAGGCCGAGCTGCACGTCCACCACGTCGGGTCCGCGTCGCCGCGGATGGTCGCCGAGCTGGCCGCGCGCCACCCGGGCACGGTCCCGAGCGACCTCGACGAGCTGCGCAGGTTCTACGAGTTCCGCGACTTCGCGCACTTCATCGAGGTCTACCTCGCTGTGGTCGACCTGGTGCGCACCCCCGAGGACGTCCGCTACCTGACCTACGAGGTCGCGCGGGAGATGGCACAGGGCCAGTCGCTGCGGTACGCCGAGCTGACCTGCACGCCGTACACCTCGGTGCGGCCGCACGACCCGGAGCCCGGGATGCCGATCGAGGCCTACACCGAGGCCATCGAGGACGCCCGGGTGGCCGCCGAGCGGGACTTCGGCCTCGTGCTCCGGTGGGTCTACGACATCCCGGGCGAGGCGGGCGTCCCCAGCGCGGACGCGACCCTCGACTTCGCGCTCCGGCACCGGCCCGAGGGCCTGGTCGGCTTCGGCCTCGGCGGCCCCGAGATCGGCGTGCCGCGCGCGCAGTTCCAGCCGCACTTCGACGCCGCCCGTGCCGCGGGGCTGCGCTCTGTCCCGCACGCCGGCGAGACGACCGGTCCGCGGACGGTGTGGGACGCCCTGCACCTGCTCGGCGCCGACCGGATCGGCCACGGCACCTCGGCCGCCCAGGACCCCGCGCTGCTGGCCCACCTCGCCGAGACCGGCGTCCCGCTCGAGGTCTGCCCCTCCTCGAACGTCGCCACCCGGGCCGTGGCCGACCTGGCCGAGCACCCGATCGTCGCGTTCCGCGACGCGGGGGTCACGGTCACGGTGGCCTCCGACGACCCGCCGATGTTCGGCACCTCCCTCAACCGGGAGTACGAGGTCGCGGCCGAGCTGCTCGGCCTCGACGACGACGGGGTCGCCGACCTCGCGCGGACGGCCGTGCGGGCCTCCTTCGCCGAGGAGTCCCTCCGGGCGAGGCTGCTCGCCGAGATCGACGCGTACGTCGCGCACGGGACCCGTCCCGCCTGA
- a CDS encoding response regulator transcription factor has product MSVHPVRVAVVNDFELVVAGVAAMLAPFSDQVVVVELDSGVPPVCDVDVVLVDTFGQGEGEHLSVDDLLDDGKPRVVVYSWNTRPDVVERTMARGAAGYLPKSARAEEIVATVLKVHAGEAVRPQGGVDADLAAELADGESSGSWPGKAHGLSAREAEVVSLISRGLSNQEIAERTYLSINSVKTYIRTAYRKIGVTRRSQAVAWGLQHGLLPDRSRQVQPLDS; this is encoded by the coding sequence ATGTCCGTCCACCCTGTCCGCGTCGCCGTGGTCAACGACTTCGAGCTCGTCGTGGCCGGGGTCGCCGCGATGCTCGCGCCGTTCTCCGACCAGGTCGTGGTCGTGGAGCTGGACAGCGGCGTGCCGCCCGTCTGCGACGTCGACGTCGTGCTCGTCGACACCTTCGGCCAGGGCGAGGGCGAGCACCTCAGCGTCGACGACCTCCTCGACGACGGCAAGCCGCGGGTCGTGGTCTACAGCTGGAACACCCGGCCCGACGTGGTCGAGCGGACGATGGCCCGGGGCGCGGCGGGCTACCTGCCCAAGTCGGCACGCGCCGAGGAGATCGTGGCCACCGTCCTGAAGGTGCACGCGGGGGAGGCGGTCCGTCCCCAGGGCGGGGTGGACGCCGACCTGGCGGCGGAGCTCGCGGACGGGGAGTCGTCGGGGTCCTGGCCCGGGAAGGCGCACGGGCTCAGCGCGCGGGAGGCCGAGGTGGTCTCGCTGATCAGCCGGGGGCTGTCCAACCAGGAGATCGCCGAGCGCACCTACCTCTCGATCAACTCCGTGAAGACCTACATCCGCACGGCGTACCGCAAGATCGGCGTCACGCGGCGCTCGCAGGCCGTGGCCTGGGGGCTCCAGCACGGCCTCCTCCCGGACCGGTCGCGCCAGGTCCAGCCGCTCGATTCCTGA
- a CDS encoding cytochrome P450, with amino-acid sequence MDLTLRLLRHGYDGVAADREARGVGADAGTHASRLAGRRAVVVRSEPGVRFFYDESAAERKGVVPPPLAWLLFGRGALHGMDGVAHRERKQVMVDVLSADGLGPVVDRVAAELTAATERWPGRQVSVHPALVSAYGRAVLQWAGLDLPDRRADQLAHRLGQQVDGFGFAGAAYLRGWASRLWWNRWATRLAADIRSGRAGVPEDSPAARLVGGLDVDDRTAGVELGNILRPTIAVAYLGTFAALRLAEHPEWRERLADPGEELARLAFAQEVRRTTPFAPVLAARATRPARIDGVRVRRGDRLVLDIMGIDHDPARWPDPHAFRPERFLDHAPGAFDLVPQGGGHPSGHRCPGESLTLRVLGATLRVLAPVPYSVVDDVVDRTRMPTTPRDGLLVRVPTGARTRSAPASSPGSA; translated from the coding sequence ATGGACCTCACCCTCCGCCTGCTCCGACACGGGTACGACGGCGTCGCCGCCGACCGGGAGGCGCGTGGCGTCGGTGCCGATGCCGGGACCCACGCCAGCCGTCTCGCCGGTCGCCGGGCGGTCGTCGTGCGCAGCGAGCCCGGCGTGCGGTTCTTCTACGACGAGTCCGCGGCCGAGCGCAAGGGCGTCGTGCCGCCGCCGCTCGCCTGGTTGCTGTTCGGGCGCGGCGCGCTGCACGGGATGGACGGCGTGGCGCACCGCGAGCGCAAGCAGGTCATGGTCGACGTGCTGTCCGCCGACGGGCTGGGCCCGGTGGTCGACCGGGTCGCCGCCGAGCTCACCGCTGCGACGGAGCGCTGGCCGGGCCGCCAGGTGAGCGTCCACCCGGCGCTGGTCTCGGCGTACGGCCGGGCGGTGCTGCAGTGGGCGGGCCTCGACCTGCCCGACCGGCGGGCCGACCAGCTGGCGCACCGCCTGGGGCAGCAGGTCGACGGCTTCGGCTTCGCCGGGGCGGCCTACCTGCGCGGCTGGGCCTCCCGACTGTGGTGGAACCGCTGGGCGACCCGGCTCGCGGCCGACATCCGCTCCGGCCGCGCCGGCGTGCCCGAGGACTCACCGGCCGCCCGGCTCGTCGGCGGCCTCGACGTGGACGACCGGACCGCGGGGGTGGAGCTCGGCAACATCCTGCGTCCCACGATCGCGGTCGCCTACCTCGGCACCTTCGCCGCGCTGCGGCTCGCCGAGCACCCCGAGTGGCGGGAGCGGCTGGCGGACCCGGGGGAGGAGCTGGCCCGGCTGGCGTTCGCGCAGGAGGTGCGGCGCACCACGCCGTTCGCGCCGGTGCTCGCCGCCCGGGCGACGCGCCCCGCGCGGATCGACGGCGTGCGGGTGCGGCGCGGTGACCGGCTGGTGCTCGACATCATGGGCATCGACCACGACCCCGCGCGCTGGCCCGACCCGCACGCGTTCCGCCCCGAGCGGTTCCTCGACCACGCCCCCGGCGCGTTCGACCTGGTCCCCCAGGGGGGTGGCCACCCCTCGGGGCACCGCTGCCCGGGCGAGTCGCTCACGCTGCGGGTGCTCGGGGCGACGCTGCGGGTGCTCGCGCCCGTGCCGTACTCGGTGGTGGACGACGTGGTCGACCGCACGCGGATGCCCACCACGCCCCGGGACGGGCTGCTGGTCAGGGTGCCGACGGGTGCTCGGACCCGATCTGCTCCCGCATCGTCTCCAGGATCCGCGTGA